Proteins from a single region of bacterium:
- the aspS gene encoding aspartate--tRNA ligase (catalyzes a two-step reaction, first charging an aspartate molecule by linking its carboxyl group to the alpha-phosphate of ATP, followed by transfer of the aminoacyl-adenylate to its tRNA; contains discriminating and non-discriminating subtypes), which yields MRPRTHTCGQLRKTDVGKTVHLQGWVARRRDLGGLLFVDLRDRYGKTQLVVHPEEAPEVAELSHQLHAEWVIEADGVVQARPEGMVNPDMPTGEIEVKLTGLEILNRCPPLPFQLDEASKASEELRLKYRYL from the coding sequence ACCCAGAACCCACACCTGCGGCCAGCTCCGCAAGACCGACGTCGGAAAGACCGTTCACCTTCAAGGCTGGGTTGCGCGACGGCGCGACCTCGGCGGCCTCCTGTTCGTGGACTTGCGCGACCGCTACGGCAAGACCCAGCTCGTTGTGCATCCCGAAGAGGCTCCCGAAGTGGCTGAGCTATCCCACCAGCTTCACGCCGAATGGGTTATCGAAGCCGATGGCGTGGTTCAGGCGCGGCCTGAGGGGATGGTCAATCCCGATATGCCCACCGGAGAGATCGAGGTCAAACTCACCGGTCTCGAAATCCTTAACCGCTGCCCACCGCTGCCGTTTCAGCTCGATGAGGCATCCAAGGCCAGCGAAGAGTTGCGCCTGAAATATCGCTACCT